One window from the genome of Pelobates fuscus isolate aPelFus1 chromosome 13, aPelFus1.pri, whole genome shotgun sequence encodes:
- the LOC134582595 gene encoding serine protease inhibitor A6-like, with the protein MTVNIFTWCLFWDKKMKALLISLLIPLILGSDQSCSLHQNQDQQTRCKRPDGYELIAQANSEFGFKLYKELTALGPRSWAQNILYSPISIFTIFSLLSQGAASGSATYQQIVDVLSLNRADNDQQINEGIQSILEKISKSTNVTKTSIGNAIFLGERIRLLDSFHVIMDKYYKADFERTMFHVPQIAEEQINKYVRKNTDGKITNLVSNLDPNTFMVLVNYILFKGEWKDTFNKEATHEEEFTLINHSKIKVPMMHRQGLYKTFSDKDLDCKVIEIPYKDKVSMIVAVPRLDIHRVGQALTFTSFEKWLDSLASSFVEISLPKFSINEKLPDFPKNLQHLGMNDVFSEKADLTRISPYPKLQVTKAFHQAVLEVNESGTEASGATAIAIGETSSLLPFFKVDRPFFVFIYDKKTKSILFMGRVTEPAPANRKHHKSA; encoded by the exons GTGCCTATTTTGGGATAAAAAAATGAAAGCTCTTCTTATATCTTTATTGATCCCTCTTATACTTGGGTCAGACCAAAGTTGTTCATTACATCAAAATCAAGACCAGCAAACTAGATGCAAAAGACCTGACGGATATGAGTTAATTGCACAGGCAAATTCTGAGTTTGGTTTCAAACTATACAAGGAATTAACCGCATTGGGACCAAGATCTTGGGCTCAAAATATACTTTACTCACCAATTAGTATTTTTACCATATTTTCCCTTTTGTCACAGGGAGCTGCCTCTGGATCTGCAACTTACCAGCAGATTGTAGACGTACTGAGTCTAAATAGAGCAGACAATGATCAACAAATAAATGAAGGGATTCAAAGCATTCttgaaaaaataagtaaatcaaCCAATGTTACTAAAACCagtattggaaatgcaatatttcTTGGAGAAAGAATAAGGCTGTTAGATAGTTTCCATGTCATTATGGATAAGTATTACAAAGCAGATTTCGAACGAACAATGTTCCATGTGCCACAAATTGCTGAAGAACAGATCAATAAGTATGTACGTAAGAATACCGATGGCAAAATAACTAACTTGGTCAGCAACCTTGATCCGAACACATTCATGGTTTTGGTAAACTACATATTATTCAAAG GAGAATGGAAAGATACTTTTAACAAAGAAGCAACACATGAAGAGGAGTTCACACTAATCAACCATAGCAAGATCAAAGTTCCCATGATGCACCGCCAAGGTCTGTACAAAACCTTCAGTGACAAAGATTTAGATTGCAAGGTCATTGAAATACCATACAAGGATAAAGTATCAATGATAGTTGCAGTGCCTCGTCTCGACATCCACAGAGTTGGACAAGCTTTGACATTTACATCTTTTGAAAAATGGTTAGATTCATTGGCAAGCAG ctttgtgGAAATTTCGCTACCAAAGTTTTCCATCAATGAAAAACTCCCAGATTTCCCAAAAAACCTTCAACACCTCGGGATGAATGATGTTTTCAGTGAAAAAGCAGATCTGACCAGGATTTCTCCGTATCCAAAGCTACAGGTGACCAAG GCCTTCCATCAGGCTGTATTGGAGGTGAATGAATCTGGGACAGAAGCAAGTGGAGCCACAGCTATCGCTATAGGTGAAACATCATCATTATTGCCTTTCTTTAAGGTTGACAGACCATTTTTCGTCTTCATCTATGATAAAAAGACCAAGAGTATTCTCTTCATGGGGAGAGTTACAGAACCAGCACCAGCTAACAGAAAACACCACAAGTCAGCTTGA